One Hypnocyclicus thermotrophus DNA segment encodes these proteins:
- a CDS encoding HD domain-containing protein has translation MKNKIYAIIEISYMELICKIIEKKLDNSFIILENIYHPIKLTDEFKFEDVNNLCNLIKKLEVNLKTYNIPKINIKIFGVSSLGESQNKIFFKDILIIKTGYKIEFLDLNKKNIFIYKSILNSIINTEFSNKTNLIVGIDYGHITFFLIRNLKVIYYQNISLGTIKLKKIIEELNFNPNNLENLIYDYFSSYINIIQNSISKYNIDNIFIRGSLFYKITSKISNRVNDNIYSLPKENFIKFANEIKNYSLQYLSDNYNLSEEKSEIIFPKIFFTKLLISSIPYKNLYSINLTLIDSLIYSTIFRKLSLKYNKYITNSILENTKYLGSKFNYNLEHATQVAKFTNIIINSLKTNYNFNKNDILYLTIAAFLHDIGKYISIKNHSEHSYNLIMNNTIFGLSAEAKELIALISFYHNKKFPNFSSKMFKNFDEVKTMKIIKLTSILRIADSLDRAHKVKIKSLNVTFDNHTMILNITTNDKLTIEHWSFKKKSELFTDIFGLKTILLNKN, from the coding sequence TTGAAAAATAAAATTTATGCTATTATTGAAATTTCCTATATGGAACTTATCTGTAAAATAATTGAAAAAAAATTAGATAATTCTTTTATAATATTAGAAAACATCTATCATCCTATTAAATTAACTGATGAATTTAAATTTGAAGATGTTAATAATTTATGTAATTTAATAAAAAAATTAGAAGTGAATTTAAAAACATATAATATACCTAAAATTAACATTAAAATTTTTGGTGTTAGTAGTCTTGGCGAATCACAAAATAAAATATTTTTTAAAGACATACTTATAATAAAAACTGGGTATAAAATAGAGTTTTTAGATTTAAATAAAAAAAATATTTTTATTTATAAATCTATTTTAAATTCTATAATAAATACTGAATTTTCTAATAAAACAAATCTTATAGTTGGTATAGATTATGGACATATTACTTTTTTTTTAATTAGAAATTTAAAAGTTATTTATTATCAAAATATCTCTTTAGGAACCATAAAACTAAAAAAAATTATTGAAGAATTAAATTTCAACCCTAATAATTTAGAAAACCTTATTTATGATTATTTTTCAAGTTATATTAATATAATTCAAAATTCTATTTCAAAATACAATATTGATAATATTTTTATTAGAGGAAGTTTATTTTACAAAATAACCTCTAAAATTTCTAACCGAGTCAATGATAATATTTATTCTTTACCAAAAGAAAATTTTATTAAATTTGCAAATGAAATAAAAAATTATTCTCTTCAATATCTAAGCGATAATTATAATCTTAGCGAAGAAAAATCAGAAATTATTTTTCCAAAAATATTTTTTACTAAATTATTAATATCATCTATACCTTATAAAAATTTATATAGTATAAACTTAACTTTAATTGATTCTTTGATCTACTCAACTATTTTCAGAAAACTTTCTTTAAAATACAATAAATATATTACAAACTCTATACTTGAAAATACTAAATATTTAGGAAGTAAATTTAATTATAATTTAGAACATGCTACTCAAGTAGCTAAATTTACAAATATTATTATTAATTCTTTAAAAACTAACTATAATTTTAATAAAAATGATATTCTTTATCTAACTATTGCTGCATTTTTACATGATATTGGAAAATATATATCTATTAAAAATCATTCTGAACACTCTTACAATCTTATTATGAATAATACTATTTTTGGTTTAAGTGCAGAAGCTAAAGAATTAATAGCTTTAATCTCTTTTTATCATAATAAAAAATTTCCAAATTTCTCATCAAAAATGTTTAAAAATTTTGATGAAGTAAAAACTATGAAAATTATTAAATTGACTTCTATTTTAAGAATAGCTGATTCTCTTGATAGAGCTCATAAAGTAAAAATTAAATCATTAAATGTTACTTTTGATAATCATACAATGATATTAAATATTACAACAAACGATAAATTAACTATTGAACATTGGAGTTTTAAGAAAAAATCAGAGCTGTTTACAGATATTTTTGGTTTAAAAACTATTTTATTAAATAAAAATTAA
- a CDS encoding carboxypeptidase-like regulatory domain-containing protein, translated as MKKISSIILFFILTILVNAAEIKGFVKVENHEDYGVFVYVENELLYDISDQEGNFYIDNLTLGKEYTLVFQKGDLPDYKKKVKIEKNVNEVIVEIPDVRKDIRYPVVGRVNSKIDKDIFLDFNDDSYGIILKPNVQFKTSLLEGDYKAKLIQEGAYQNGISFKVEKDKVNNIGTYNMEPIDYNTLTLRFNDKIKDGVILLYKDDYLAYSKRIKNGTKNLTIEPLRSGVYTVKIKAYGKMDFVDNIEIKGSVIKDIPFENLSKFDNIYVNIYPQNIEAKVKIYNDGNIVEEVPTKGLVILEALDYKKEYEIRINAPKYKETIIKRAKVGDKLEVNLKRDVKGNLLKGYIYPFNSNATVMLLDKNKIIATTKADENGYYELETKEKVEGRKIIRVKANGFEEKTIIKTIDKSIENENFNIELEPKISRLSGTVSLNKKEKISNALVIIEELAIWQSTNNKGEYYFKNIPEGKYHIIFKKLGYESKREEITISKGEAVIKNVEIKPIGKMIFRSNIENYTLKINGKRYAIKTKLFERVEGLGLKNIIAEKPGYLSVRTQLKLTEAGEIRDVNIEFLSIEEQDKIVKEKIQKIRDYIANLELTKAEEVLYELSEVKQLKSYEKDYIDIKDELKKAKATLFGIDRNIKFEMENIKSNINISEKKDIGYLEKQRFLEKVYKQSIDRLEKIILTHPYTTYRYDILILQGDIYTKLGMVNSSKNSYEEAKKYINRRK; from the coding sequence ATGAAGAAAATATCATCTATTATATTATTTTTTATTTTAACCATATTAGTAAATGCAGCAGAAATAAAAGGTTTTGTAAAAGTAGAAAATCATGAAGATTATGGAGTTTTTGTTTATGTAGAAAATGAATTATTATATGATATAAGTGATCAAGAAGGGAATTTTTATATTGATAATTTAACTCTTGGAAAAGAATATACTTTAGTATTTCAAAAAGGTGATCTTCCTGATTATAAGAAAAAAGTAAAAATAGAAAAAAATGTAAATGAAGTGATTGTTGAGATACCAGATGTAAGAAAAGATATTAGATATCCGGTAGTTGGTAGAGTAAATTCAAAAATAGATAAAGATATATTTTTAGATTTTAATGATGACTCTTATGGGATAATATTAAAACCAAATGTTCAATTTAAAACATCTTTATTAGAAGGTGACTATAAAGCTAAGCTTATTCAAGAAGGAGCTTATCAAAATGGAATAAGCTTTAAAGTAGAAAAAGACAAAGTGAATAATATAGGGACATATAATATGGAGCCTATTGACTATAATACTTTGACTCTTAGATTTAATGATAAAATAAAAGATGGAGTGATACTTCTTTATAAAGATGATTATTTAGCGTATTCAAAACGTATAAAAAATGGTACAAAAAATCTTACGATAGAACCTTTAAGGTCTGGAGTTTATACAGTAAAAATAAAAGCTTATGGTAAAATGGATTTTGTAGATAATATTGAGATAAAAGGGAGTGTTATAAAGGATATACCTTTTGAAAATTTAAGTAAATTTGATAATATTTATGTAAATATATATCCGCAAAATATAGAAGCAAAAGTAAAAATATATAACGATGGAAATATTGTAGAAGAAGTACCAACTAAAGGACTTGTTATATTAGAAGCACTAGATTATAAAAAAGAATATGAAATAAGGATTAATGCTCCAAAATATAAAGAAACCATTATAAAAAGAGCAAAAGTAGGAGATAAATTAGAAGTAAATTTAAAAAGAGACGTAAAAGGAAATCTTTTAAAAGGTTATATTTATCCATTTAATAGTAATGCTACAGTAATGCTTTTAGATAAAAATAAAATTATAGCAACAACAAAAGCTGATGAGAACGGATATTATGAATTAGAAACAAAAGAAAAAGTAGAAGGTAGAAAAATTATTAGAGTAAAAGCAAATGGTTTTGAAGAAAAAACAATAATTAAAACAATAGATAAATCAATAGAAAATGAAAATTTTAATATAGAATTAGAGCCAAAAATTAGTAGATTGAGCGGAACAGTATCATTGAATAAAAAAGAAAAAATATCAAATGCACTTGTAATAATAGAAGAACTAGCTATATGGCAATCTACAAATAATAAAGGAGAATATTATTTTAAAAACATACCAGAAGGAAAATATCATATTATATTTAAAAAATTAGGTTATGAATCAAAACGAGAAGAAATAACAATATCAAAAGGTGAAGCAGTAATTAAAAATGTTGAAATAAAACCTATTGGTAAAATGATATTTAGAAGTAATATTGAAAACTATACTTTAAAAATAAATGGAAAAAGATATGCTATAAAAACTAAATTGTTTGAAAGAGTAGAAGGATTAGGATTAAAAAATATAATTGCAGAAAAACCTGGATATTTATCTGTTAGAACGCAATTAAAATTAACAGAAGCTGGTGAAATAAGAGATGTTAATATTGAATTTTTAAGCATTGAAGAACAAGACAAGATAGTAAAAGAAAAAATTCAAAAAATACGTGATTATATCGCCAACTTAGAACTTACAAAGGCAGAAGAAGTTTTATATGAACTTAGTGAAGTGAAGCAGTTAAAATCATATGAAAAAGATTACATTGATATAAAAGATGAATTAAAAAAAGCAAAAGCTACATTATTTGGAATAGATAGAAACATAAAATTTGAAATGGAAAATATTAAAAGCAATATTAATATTTCAGAGAAAAAAGATATAGGATATTTGGAGAAACAAAGATTTTTAGAAAAAGTATATAAACAAAGTATAGATAGGCTAGAAAAAATAATTTTAACTCATCCATATACAACTTATAGATATGATATTCTTATATTACAAGGGGATATTTATACAAAATTAGGGATGGTAAACAGTTCAAAAAATAGTTATGAAGAAGCGAAAAAATATATTAATAGGAGAAAATAA
- a CDS encoding DUF445 domain-containing protein has protein sequence MQGILSFFTLIIIASLIGWFTNFVAIKLLFKPYEPINLGFFKLQGVIPKRREEIAINIAETIDRDLISMKDITKTINSIELEDEIDKIVDDIVEKKLKDDLFKNIPMIAMFVNDSMISKIKGYIKDVIEENKEELVNIIIHKLENEIDFKEIIVNKINQFSLEEVEKMTINIAKKELKHIELIGAILGAIIGVVQFLLIQIM, from the coding sequence ATGCAAGGAATACTTTCGTTTTTTACACTAATAATTATAGCATCTTTAATAGGATGGTTTACAAATTTTGTTGCAATTAAGCTACTTTTCAAACCTTACGAACCAATTAATTTAGGATTTTTCAAATTACAAGGGGTAATACCAAAAAGAAGAGAAGAAATAGCAATAAACATAGCAGAAACAATTGATAGAGACCTTATTTCTATGAAGGATATAACTAAAACAATAAATTCTATTGAATTAGAAGATGAAATAGATAAAATAGTAGATGATATTGTTGAAAAAAAATTAAAAGATGATTTATTTAAAAATATACCAATGATAGCTATGTTTGTAAATGATTCTATGATAAGTAAAATTAAGGGATATATAAAAGATGTAATAGAAGAAAATAAAGAAGAATTAGTAAATATAATAATACATAAATTAGAAAACGAAATAGACTTTAAAGAAATAATAGTTAATAAAATTAATCAATTTTCACTTGAAGAAGTTGAAAAAATGACGATAAATATAGCAAAGAAAGAATTAAAACACATAGAATTAATTGGAGCTATATTAGGAGCGATAATAGGGGTAGTTCAATTCCTTTTAATTCAAATTATGTAA
- a CDS encoding RNA degradosome polyphosphate kinase, with the protein MVYSNKNFFNRELSWLYFNERVLDEAILDKNPLVERLKFIAITSSNLDEFFMIRVAGLKAQIEENYIKTDISGLTPNEQMEKIKIKVKKLVEKQYNCIINTLFPELEKENIFIKKYNELSLKQKDFVENYFNETIFPILTPMAIDASRPFPHLINKSLNIMTKLLIDGENRFSIIQVPTIINRFLELPSKNTKEFILIEDIIKANINKLFTGYKIDITGEFRITRDGDMIIDEDEADDLLIEIENSLQKRKWGSPVRLEVKEDLDNDILEFLTESLNLHISNIYKLNGPLDLTFLFSFCNINNNKNLEFKPQPPILSKAFSKEESIFSSIRKKDIILHHPYDSFSPIIDLIEVAANDPKVLAIKQTLYRVSGDSPIVKSLIKAAKNGKQVTVLVEIKARFDEERNIKWARKLEKSGCHVVYGLKGLKTHAKCLLIVRNENNGIRRYVHFGTGNYNDSTAKLYTDLGFITCKEEYCIDATNLFNKLTGFSSPKSWHKLSIAPEGLRNKLYKLIDKEILNAKEGREGKIIAKMNSLVDKEIIEKLYDASNAGVKITLIIRGACCLLPEVKGLSENIKVYSIVGRYLEHSRIYYFFNNNNPKIYLSSADLMTRNLDRRIETFFPIEDKEAIDLIKMILEYNLKDNYNSRIIKSDGSYELIKNKHKTFNCHKEFYSFTKKNN; encoded by the coding sequence ATGGTTTATTCAAATAAAAATTTTTTTAATAGAGAATTAAGTTGGCTGTATTTTAATGAACGAGTTTTAGATGAAGCTATTTTAGATAAAAATCCATTAGTTGAAAGATTAAAATTCATTGCTATTACCTCTTCAAATTTAGATGAATTTTTTATGATTCGAGTAGCTGGATTGAAAGCACAAATCGAAGAAAATTATATAAAAACTGATATTTCTGGTCTTACTCCAAATGAACAAATGGAAAAAATCAAAATTAAAGTAAAAAAATTAGTTGAAAAACAATATAATTGTATCATAAATACTCTTTTCCCAGAACTTGAAAAAGAAAATATTTTTATAAAAAAATATAATGAATTATCTTTAAAACAAAAAGACTTTGTCGAAAATTATTTTAATGAAACTATTTTCCCTATACTTACACCTATGGCAATTGATGCTAGTAGACCTTTTCCTCATCTTATAAATAAAAGCTTGAATATAATGACAAAATTATTAATTGATGGTGAAAATAGATTTTCCATTATTCAAGTACCTACTATAATTAATAGATTTTTAGAACTTCCTTCTAAAAACACAAAGGAATTTATTTTAATAGAAGACATCATCAAAGCTAATATAAATAAACTTTTTACTGGATATAAAATTGATATTACTGGTGAATTTAGAATAACTAGAGATGGTGATATGATAATTGATGAAGACGAAGCTGATGATCTACTTATCGAAATAGAGAATTCTTTGCAAAAAAGAAAATGGGGTTCTCCTGTTCGTCTTGAAGTTAAAGAAGATTTGGATAATGATATCTTAGAGTTTTTAACAGAATCTCTTAATCTTCATATCTCAAATATTTATAAATTAAACGGGCCGTTAGATCTTACATTTTTATTTAGTTTTTGTAATATAAATAATAATAAAAATCTTGAATTTAAACCTCAACCACCTATTTTAAGTAAAGCATTTTCAAAAGAAGAAAGTATATTTTCTTCAATTAGAAAAAAAGATATTATTTTACATCATCCTTATGATTCTTTTTCGCCTATTATAGATTTAATAGAAGTTGCTGCTAATGATCCTAAAGTATTAGCTATAAAACAAACATTATATAGAGTAAGTGGCGATTCTCCTATTGTAAAATCTCTTATAAAAGCTGCTAAAAATGGAAAACAAGTTACAGTTCTTGTAGAAATAAAAGCTAGATTTGATGAAGAGAGAAATATTAAATGGGCTAGAAAACTAGAAAAATCCGGTTGTCATGTTGTATACGGATTAAAAGGATTAAAAACTCATGCTAAATGTTTATTAATTGTAAGAAATGAAAATAACGGGATTAGAAGATATGTACATTTTGGAACAGGTAATTATAATGATTCTACTGCAAAACTTTATACTGATTTAGGATTTATAACTTGTAAAGAAGAATATTGTATTGATGCTACTAATCTTTTTAATAAATTAACTGGTTTTTCTTCTCCTAAATCATGGCACAAATTATCTATTGCTCCTGAAGGATTAAGAAATAAATTATATAAATTAATCGATAAAGAAATTCTAAATGCAAAAGAAGGACGAGAAGGAAAAATTATAGCTAAAATGAATTCTTTAGTAGATAAAGAAATTATTGAAAAATTATATGATGCTAGCAATGCTGGAGTAAAAATTACTCTTATTATTAGAGGAGCTTGCTGTTTACTTCCTGAAGTTAAAGGATTAAGTGAAAATATAAAAGTATATAGTATTGTTGGTAGGTATCTAGAACATAGTAGAATATATTACTTTTTTAATAATAATAATCCAAAAATATACCTTTCTAGTGCTGATTTAATGACAAGGAATTTAGATAGAAGAATAGAAACTTTTTTTCCTATTGAAGATAAAGAAGCGATTGATTTGATTAAAATGATTTTAGAATATAACTTAAAAGATAACTATAATTCGAGAATAATTAAATCTGATGGTAGCTATGAATTGATTAAAAATAAACATAAAACTTTTAATTGTCATAAAGAGTTTTATTCTTTTACTAAAAAAAATAATTAA
- a CDS encoding HD domain-containing protein gives MYIIKNIKEEVKKRLKYDKTGHDFQHTMRVYKNALEIYEIEKTGDKFIIECSALLHDIADHKFGYNDNDRRKIILEILNNYSIEKEKIEKIIDIVNTISFSKGKIVKSIEGKIVQDADRLDALGAIGIARAFIYGGSIKSDLNEVIKHFYDKLFLLKDRMNTKTAKEIAKTREKFMYEFIKRLDREIKINL, from the coding sequence ATGTATATAATCAAAAATATAAAAGAAGAAGTAAAAAAAAGATTAAAATATGATAAAACAGGACATGATTTTCAACATACAATGAGAGTATATAAAAATGCATTAGAGATATATGAAATAGAAAAAACAGGAGATAAATTTATAATAGAGTGTAGTGCACTTCTTCATGATATTGCAGATCATAAATTTGGATATAATGATAATGATAGAAGAAAAATAATTTTAGAAATTCTTAATAACTATAGTATAGAAAAAGAAAAAATAGAAAAAATTATTGATATAGTAAATACTATATCGTTTTCTAAAGGTAAAATAGTAAAAAGTATAGAAGGTAAAATAGTACAGGATGCAGATAGATTAGATGCATTAGGAGCTATAGGTATAGCAAGAGCTTTTATTTATGGTGGAAGTATAAAAAGTGATCTTAATGAAGTAATAAAACATTTTTATGATAAGCTTTTTTTATTAAAAGATAGAATGAATACTAAAACAGCAAAAGAAATAGCAAAAACAAGAGAAAAGTTTATGTATGAATTTATTAAAAGACTAGATAGAGAAATAAAAATAAATTTGTAG
- the mgsA gene encoding methylglyoxal synthase: MKNKIALIAHDQKKIDLINFVNRNKEFFKKFELIATGTTGKKIAEATGLEITRYQSGPLGGDQQIGADIAKDEVVAVIFMRDPMTAQPHEPDVTALLRICDVHNVPLATNLASASLLIKAL; the protein is encoded by the coding sequence ATGAAAAATAAAATAGCATTAATAGCACATGATCAAAAAAAGATTGATTTAATTAACTTTGTAAATAGAAATAAAGAATTTTTTAAAAAATTTGAATTAATAGCAACAGGAACTACAGGGAAAAAAATTGCTGAAGCTACAGGACTAGAAATAACTAGATACCAGTCAGGGCCTTTAGGAGGCGACCAGCAAATAGGAGCAGACATTGCAAAAGATGAAGTAGTAGCAGTTATATTTATGAGAGACCCAATGACAGCACAACCTCATGAACCAGATGTTACAGCACTTCTTAGAATATGTGATGTACATAATGTACCTCTTGCTACAAATTTAGCATCAGCTTCACTTTTAATAAAAGCATTATAA
- a CDS encoding RsmE family RNA methyltransferase, with product MISIFVEKKNINGKIIEITNKKDINHLKNSFRLKISDIVRVVDGEKEYITHIIEVDKKYILLEIDEINENPEKSDVSIEIAMGIIKNDKMDLTIQKLTEIGIDKIIPTVLERTVVKIKEKKEKWDIIAKEALKQCQGVKLPIIEEPVKLKNIKFDMYDLIIIPYEADKEHKILNVLEKYKGKNIQNILYIIGSEGGFSTNEIKYLKELNNSEIATLGKRILRAETAAIVAGGILVNEFK from the coding sequence ATGATAAGTATTTTTGTGGAAAAGAAGAATATAAATGGTAAAATAATAGAGATTACAAATAAAAAAGATATTAATCATTTAAAAAATTCTTTTAGATTAAAAATATCAGATATTGTAAGAGTTGTTGATGGAGAAAAAGAGTATATTACTCATATAATAGAAGTAGATAAAAAATATATATTACTTGAAATAGACGAAATAAATGAAAATCCTGAAAAATCAGATGTTTCTATAGAAATTGCGATGGGAATTATAAAAAATGATAAAATGGATTTAACAATTCAAAAATTAACTGAAATAGGAATAGATAAAATTATTCCTACTGTTTTAGAAAGAACAGTAGTAAAAATTAAAGAAAAAAAAGAAAAATGGGATATCATTGCAAAAGAAGCATTAAAACAATGCCAAGGAGTAAAATTACCAATAATAGAGGAACCTGTAAAATTGAAAAATATAAAATTTGATATGTATGATCTTATAATCATTCCTTATGAAGCGGATAAAGAACATAAGATATTAAATGTTTTAGAAAAATATAAAGGAAAAAACATACAAAATATATTATATATAATAGGTTCAGAAGGTGGTTTTTCTACAAACGAGATTAAATATTTAAAAGAATTAAATAATAGTGAAATAGCAACATTAGGAAAAAGAATACTTAGAGCTGAAACAGCAGCTATTGTAGCAGGAGGAATATTAGTAAATGAGTTTAAATAA
- the ruvB gene encoding Holliday junction branch migration DNA helicase RuvB has translation MVEDRIITTDEIYTEKEYQKNLRPKYFDEYIGQEKLKEKMNIFIQAAKNREESIDHILLYGPPGLGKTTLAGVIANEMEVNLKITSGPVLEKAGDLAAILTSLEENDILFIDEIHRLNTSVEEILYPAMEDREIDIVIGKGPSARSIRIELPDFTLIGATTRAGLLSAPLRDRFGVVHRMDYYSIEELEKIIKRGARILNIDILDDGANEIALRSRGTPRIANRLLKRVRDYAEIKGDGYINKETTQKALELLGVDKEGLDELDREILNAIVKNYNGGPVGIETLSLLLGEDRRTLEEVYEPYLVKIGFIKRTARGRMITEKAYKHLEKE, from the coding sequence TTGGTAGAAGATAGAATTATTACAACTGATGAAATATATACTGAAAAAGAATATCAAAAAAATTTAAGACCTAAATATTTTGATGAATACATAGGTCAAGAAAAATTAAAAGAAAAAATGAATATATTTATTCAAGCTGCCAAAAATAGAGAAGAATCTATAGATCATATACTTCTTTATGGTCCACCAGGACTAGGAAAGACAACATTAGCTGGAGTGATAGCAAATGAGATGGAAGTAAACTTGAAAATAACTTCAGGTCCAGTTTTAGAAAAAGCAGGGGATTTAGCAGCAATTCTTACATCGCTAGAAGAAAATGATATTCTTTTTATCGATGAAATACATAGATTAAATACATCAGTTGAAGAAATACTTTATCCAGCTATGGAAGATAGAGAAATAGATATAGTTATAGGAAAAGGACCTTCGGCCCGTTCTATAAGAATTGAACTTCCAGATTTTACACTTATAGGGGCAACAACTAGAGCAGGACTTTTAAGCGCGCCTCTTAGAGATAGATTTGGAGTGGTTCATAGAATGGATTATTACTCTATTGAGGAATTAGAAAAAATAATTAAAAGAGGAGCTAGAATACTAAATATAGATATACTAGATGATGGGGCAAATGAAATAGCACTTCGAAGTAGAGGAACTCCTAGAATAGCAAATAGACTTTTAAAAAGAGTAAGAGATTATGCAGAAATTAAAGGTGATGGATATATAAATAAAGAAACAACACAAAAAGCATTAGAGTTATTAGGAGTAGATAAAGAGGGCTTAGATGAATTAGATAGAGAAATATTAAATGCTATTGTAAAAAATTATAATGGGGGACCAGTGGGGATAGAGACACTATCATTATTATTAGGAGAAGATAGAAGGACATTAGAAGAGGTATATGAACCGTATTTAGTAAAAATAGGATTTATAAAAAGAACAGCTCGTGGTAGAATGATAACAGAAAAAGCGTATAAACATTTAGAAAAGGAGTAA
- a CDS encoding RrF2 family transcriptional regulator produces MKISTKTRYGLRALIYIATQIEENERKLVRIKEISEDQNLSIQYLEQILFKLKKANIIEGKRGPNGGYKLIKKASEINILEIFEILESDVRVVVCDKHSKACVRDNCKTIYLWDKMNKALTDILKNTTLRELIDNDIKEF; encoded by the coding sequence ATGAAAATAAGTACAAAAACAAGATATGGGCTTAGAGCGCTTATATATATTGCCACTCAAATAGAAGAAAATGAGAGGAAATTAGTCAGAATAAAAGAAATATCAGAAGATCAAAATTTATCAATTCAATATTTAGAACAAATATTGTTTAAATTAAAAAAAGCTAATATAATAGAAGGAAAAAGAGGACCTAATGGTGGATATAAATTAATTAAAAAAGCATCAGAAATAAACATTTTAGAAATATTTGAAATATTAGAATCAGATGTTAGAGTTGTTGTGTGTGATAAACATTCCAAAGCATGTGTAAGAGATAATTGTAAAACAATTTACTTGTGGGATAAAATGAATAAAGCGTTAACTGATATATTAAAAAATACAACTTTAAGAGAACTTATTGATAATGATATTAAGGAGTTTTAA